From one Triticum aestivum cultivar Chinese Spring chromosome 4B, IWGSC CS RefSeq v2.1, whole genome shotgun sequence genomic stretch:
- the LOC123094720 gene encoding probable fucosyltransferase 8, protein MEGDLRGRSAEAREKRRDAASSAAIIIIFLLVALTHLLVLSSHFGATDPLIWWQQRAYAADGGPGGNAVAPDRLLSPDLEDNNPAACLSRHEASRRWKPTRFPMPPYLVERLRWYEANHRRCGPRTALYRDAVSRLRSAARNADHAAAGDHHHTCKYVVWIPTEGLGNRMLSLVSTFLYALLTDRILLVHEPPEMEGLFCEPFPGTTWLLPPADFPHKLDAATFSSRSKESYINMLHNNIIRYGYGDDARAQVLPAYVYLHLETVFLLTASVKLRLQNHTFCDEDHHLINKFDWMVVKSDNYFAVALFMMPMYRRELDRMFRAKGAVFHHLGRYLLRPGNRVWGMVDRFFEGYLAGADERLGMHVRNKQIFPVPPEIMFEQILRCAREHHLLPQVLATSEPPTAEAKKKKKNKAVAVLMLSLKPEYHDKLHAMYYTNATVAGDVVVSVHQPSHDGEQQSDARAHNERALAEIYLLSFCDRMVTTGWSTFGYVAQALAGIRPWMLLPVNRSKMRADVACVRPPSVEPCTHPQPLLLTCQ, encoded by the coding sequence GTGGTCGATCGGCGGAGGCGAGAGAGAAACGTCGGGATGCAGCCAGTTCggccgccatcatcatcatcttcttgttGGTCGCGTTGACGCACCTGCTCGTGCTCTCCTCCCACTTCGGCGCCACCGACCCTCTGATCTGGTGGCAGCAAAGGGCGTACGCAGCAGATGGCGGGCCTGGCGGCAACGCGGTGGCGCCCGACCGGCTCCTCTCCCCGGACTTGGAAGACAACAATCCGGCAGCGTGCCTCAGCCGGCACGAGGCCTCCAGGCGCTGGAAGCCCACGCGATTCCCTATGCCCCCCTACCTGGTGGAGAGGCTAAGGTGGTACGAGGCCAACCACCGTCGGTGCGGCCCGCGCACGGCGCTCTACCGCGACGCCGTTTCGAGGCTCCGGTCTGCCGCCCGCAACGCAGACCACGCCGCCGCCGGCGATCATCATCATACATGCAAGTACGTGGTCTGGATCCCAACCGAGGGCCTCGGCAACCGGATGCTCAGCCTCGTCTCCACCTTCCTATACGCGCTCCTCACCGACCGCATCCTACTCGTCCATGAGCCCCCGGAGATGGAGGGCCTCTTCTGTGAGCCCTTCCCCGGGACCACGTGGCTGCTCCCGCCGGCCGATTTCCCCCACAAGCTCGACGCCGCCACCTTCTCCTCCCGCTCCAAGGAGAGCTACATCAACATGCTCCATAACAACATCATCCGCTACGGCTACGGCGACGACGCTCGCGCGCAGGTGTTGCCGGCTTACGTCTACCTCCACCTGGAGACCGTGTTTCTTCTCACCGCGAGCGTCAAGCTCCGGCTCCAGAACCACACGTTCTGCGACGAGGACCACCATTTGATCAACAAGTTCGACTGGATGGTGGTCAAGTCCGACAACTACTTTGCGGTGGCACTGTTCATGATGCCCATGTACCGCCGCGAGCTTGACCGGATGTTCCGAGCGAAAGGGGCGGTGTTCCACCATCTTGGCAGGTACCTCCTCCGCCCGGGGAACCGGGTGTGGGGGATGGTGGACAGGTTCTTTGAGGGGTACCTCGCCGGTGCCGACGAGCGTCTCGGCATGCATGTGCGTAACAAGCAGATCTTCCCGGTGCCGCCCGAGATCATGTTTGAACAGATCCTCCGGTGCGCGCGGGAGCATCATCTTTTGCCGCAGGTACTAGCCACCAGCGAACCACCGACGGCggaggcgaagaagaagaagaagaacaaggccgTCGCAGTCCTGATGCTTTCCCTGAAGCCTGAGTACCATGACAAGCTGCATGCCATGTACTACACCAACGCCACGGTGGCCGGCGACGTGGTGGTGTCGGTGCACCAGCCGAGCCACGACGGGGAGCAGCAGTCGGACGCGCGGGCACACAACGAGCGTGCCCTGGCGGAGATCTACCTGCTGAGCTTCTGCGACAGGATGGTGACGACGGGGTGGTCCACGTTCGGGTACGTCGCGCAGGCGCTGGCTGGGATTCGGCCGTGGATGCTGTTGCCGGTGAACCGGAGCAAGATGAGGGCCGACGTGGCGTGCGTGAGGCCGCCGTCTGTGGAGCCCTGCACGCATCCGCAACCGTTATTGCTCACGTGCCAGTAG